The segment GATCGGCGACTTCGGCGACGCCTCGGGAACCCTCGCGGACTCCAGCGACGACCTGTTCGCCACGATCTCGAACGTCAGGGAGTTCAACGACATGCTCGTGGAGAACGACGACGCCGTGGCCGACGTGAACCGGCAGTTCGCCGAGGTCAACGACTACCTGGCCGACAGCAGCGGGGACCTGGCAGGAGCGATCGACAACCTCGGTGAGGCGCTCGCCCTGGTCGACGACTTCATCCGCGACAACCGCGGCGCGCTGAGGACCAGCGTCGAGAACCTGCAGGGTCCGACCCGGGTGCTCGTCAACCAGCGCGAGGCGTTGGAGGAGACCGTCCGGCTGGTCCCGCTCGTCCTGCAGAACTTCCTGCGGGCGTACGACCCGGACCTCAAGGCGCTCACCGGTCGCGGCAACCTCAACGAGGCCTCGATCTGGAAGGACGGCGGCGACGCGCCCGCCCTGCTCCCGGAGGTGAACCGATGAGGGGCGGGCCGATGAGGCGCCTGCTGGTGGCCGCAGTGGTGGCCGGTCTCGCCGCGCTGTCCGGCTGTGGCGTGCTCGGCGGCGGGGTCTACGACACGCCCCTGCCCGGCGGCGCCGACGTCGGCTCCAAGCCGATCCGCATCACGGCCGACTTCGACGACGTGCTCGACCTCGTGCCCCAGTCCAGCGTCAAGGTCGACGACGTGGCCGTCGGCCGCGTCGACCGCATCCGGCTCAACCCGGACGGACGCAGCGCGCGGGTGACCCTGCTCGTCAACCGGGACGCGCAGCTGCCGGCCGGCACGGTCGCCCGTCTGCAGCAGACGTCGCTGCTCGGCGAGAAGTACGTCGCCCTGGTCCGGCCGCAGACGCCGCAGGCCGGTCGGCCGATCGCCGACGGAACCCGGCTCGGTCTGGCCGACACGTCCCAGGCGGCGGAGGTCGAGCAGGTGCTCGGGTCGCTGTCGATGGTGCTCAACGGTGGCGGCATCGGCCAGTTCCAGGAGATCTCTCGCGAGCTGCAGGAGGTGTCGACGGGTCGTCCGGAGGAGATCAGGGGGTTCCTCCGGGAGATGGACACGTTCGTCACCACGCTCGACGACCGCAAGGAGTCGATCACCGCGGCCATCGACGGGCTCGCCCGGTTGTCGGAGAACCTGGAGGCCGACCAGGACAAGATCGTCTCGGCCCTCGAAGGACTGTCACCCGGCATGCAGGTGCTCGTCGACCAGCGCGAGGACCTCGTGGCCATGCTGTCGGCCCTCGACCGGCTCTCGACGGTGACGGTCAAGACGCTGGACGCCTCCCAGGACGACATCGTCGCCGACCTGAAGGCGCTCGACCCGATCCTCGAGAACCTGGCGCGTGCCGGGCGCGACCTCCCGGAGTCGCTCGAGATCCTGCTGACGTACCCCTTCCCGGACTCGGTCATGGGGGCCATCGAGGGCGACTACGTGAACGCCTTCATCGAGACGAACTTCCGGACCCTGCCCGCGGGCTGCGAGGCGGCGGGGTGCGCCTGGGCGCAGGTCCAGGACCCGAACTACCCGGACGACCCGATGAGCGGCGCGCGTCGCAAGGGACTCGATCCGAAGGCGTTGCTGGAGGAGCGGCTCGAGGCGGCCGAGGACGAGCAGGACGTGCCGCCGAGCCTGCTGCCGCCCACGTCCTCCCCGGCCCCGGGGTCACCCGCACCGACGATCCCCGTGCCGAGCGCCACGGTGCCCACCCCCGACGGCTCGCCGAGCCCGTCGCCCTCCCCGTCGCCCTCGGTCGAACCGACCACGACTCCTCGAGAGGGTGAGCAGTGATGCTGACCGGACGCATCAGAGCCCAGATCGTGGCCTTCGTGGTCCTCGGGCTGGTCGCCACCTCCTACCTCGGCGCCACGTACGTGGGCATCAACCCGTTCTCCACCGGCTTCACCGTGACGGCGGCCCTGCCCTCCGCCGGAGGCGCCTTCGAGAACGGCCAGGTCACCTACCGAGGAGTGCCCGTCGGCCGCGTCGACAGCCTTGAGGCCACCGACGAGGGCGTGCGCATCACGATGTCCTTCGACGGCGACGCCCCGCGCATCCCGGCCGACGCCGCGCCCAAGGTCGTCAACCGCTCCGCCATCGGCGAGCAGTACGTGGACCTGCAGGGCGGGACCACCGGGGGAGCCGCCCTGGCGGACGGCGACCGGCTGTCGGCGGGCGAGGAGTCCCAGCCTCCGGGCATCGACCGGGTGCTGCGGTCCGGGGAGAAGTTCGTGTCCTCCGTGCCCGAGGAGGCGCTCACGTCGGTGATCGACGAGGGCTACGAGGCCTCCCAGGGCGTCGCGCTCGACTTCGGCTCGCTGCTGGAGAGCTCGCAGGAGTTCCAGGCGGCGGCCGACCGGAACTTCGTCGCCACGCGGGGCCTGATCGAGAACTCCGACCGGGTGCTCCGCACGCAGGAGGCGTCGTCGCAGAGCATCCGCTCGTTCAGCGCGGACCTCGCCACCATCGCCTCCACGCTCGAGTCCTCCGACGGGGACCTGCGTCGGCTCATCGACAACACGCCCGCCGCGGCTCGCGAGATCGACGTGCTGTTCCAGGAGGTCGGCCGACCGCTCGGAGTCGTGCTCGCCAACCTGGTGACCCCCGCGCAGGTGTTCGGCATCAACGCCGGGGGCGTCCAGGACGCGCTGGTGACCGCGCCCAAGGCGTTCAGCATCGGATGGACCGTCACCGGCTCGCGGGGGATCAACCTCGCGCTCTCGCAGTCGTACTTCTCGCCGCTGCCGTGCACCACCGGCTACGGGGGCACCACGCCGCGGCCCGGGTCGCAGACGTCGGGTGGCTCCTCGTTCAACCTGCAGGCCGGGTGCCGCTCGTCGGCGAAGGCCTCCAACGTCCGCGGACCGAAGGGCGCGCCCCGACGCCAGGCGTCGGTGGCGACCGCACCCGACGGCCCGGCCGTCACGGCCGACGTCCGCATGGCCGACTCGCTGTCCGACCTGATGGGTGGTGCACGATGAGCACGAAGGACGCGCTCGCCGAGCGCGAGGACGTGGGGGAGCAGTCGATGACGGACGACGCCGTGCCACCGGACGAGGCCGGCCCGCCGGCACCGGGGGCGCAGAAGCGGGAGCCGTGGGTCCTCGGCTGGGTGCTGGTGGCGCTGGGCCTGGTCGTCGCGCTGAGCGGGTCGGTGGCGTGGTGGACCGCCGCGCACAGCGAGGACCTGCAGCTGGCGCGCACGCGGGACGCGGTGCTGATCGCGACCACGAGCGACGTCGCCACCCTCAACAGCCTCGACTACCGCGACGTCCAGGCCGGCCTCGACGGCTGGAAGGCCGTCACCACCGGCACGCTCCACGACCAGTTCGCCGGGCTGGACGCCAAGGACCGCGAGCTGCTCGCCGACCAGCGCAAGATCTCGAAGGGTCGCGTGGTGGAGGCAGCGGTGCTCGACGTCGACGGTGCCACCGCCGAGGTCATCGCGTCGGTCGAGACCACCGTCCGCGACGGCGCGGACGTCGACGCCGAGCCGGTCGTCAAGCGCAACCGCTTCACCGCCACGCTCCAGCGCTCCGGCGGCACGTGGAAGGTCAGCGACCTCCAGCAGCTCGCGGTGGACGTCTCATGAGGGGCGCACAGCGGATCGTCGTGGTCGCCGTGGCCGTCCTCGCGCTCGTGGCGGGCGGTGTCGGGTGGTGGCAGTACGTCGACCTGACGTCGGGCCCGGCGGGGGACAACGCCGCCCTCGTCGACGAGAAGGGCACGACGGAGGTCCAGTCGCAGGTCGCGGTCGCGCTCGAGCGGGTGCTCACCTACGACCACGCCGACCCGACGCCGACGGAGGAGTCGGCGAGGACCATGCTCGCGGGCAAGGCGCGCAGCGAGTACGCGACGCTCTTCGCCGCCCTGCAGGAGCAGGCGCCGGGGCAGAAGCTGGTGCTCACCGCCAAGGTCAGCGCCGCCGGGGTCACCGAGCTCG is part of the Aeromicrobium sp. Leaf245 genome and harbors:
- a CDS encoding MlaD family protein, whose amino-acid sequence is MLTGRIRAQIVAFVVLGLVATSYLGATYVGINPFSTGFTVTAALPSAGGAFENGQVTYRGVPVGRVDSLEATDEGVRITMSFDGDAPRIPADAAPKVVNRSAIGEQYVDLQGGTTGGAALADGDRLSAGEESQPPGIDRVLRSGEKFVSSVPEEALTSVIDEGYEASQGVALDFGSLLESSQEFQAAADRNFVATRGLIENSDRVLRTQEASSQSIRSFSADLATIASTLESSDGDLRRLIDNTPAAAREIDVLFQEVGRPLGVVLANLVTPAQVFGINAGGVQDALVTAPKAFSIGWTVTGSRGINLALSQSYFSPLPCTTGYGGTTPRPGSQTSGGSSFNLQAGCRSSAKASNVRGPKGAPRRQASVATAPDGPAVTADVRMADSLSDLMGGAR
- a CDS encoding MCE family protein, yielding MRRLLVAAVVAGLAALSGCGVLGGGVYDTPLPGGADVGSKPIRITADFDDVLDLVPQSSVKVDDVAVGRVDRIRLNPDGRSARVTLLVNRDAQLPAGTVARLQQTSLLGEKYVALVRPQTPQAGRPIADGTRLGLADTSQAAEVEQVLGSLSMVLNGGGIGQFQEISRELQEVSTGRPEEIRGFLREMDTFVTTLDDRKESITAAIDGLARLSENLEADQDKIVSALEGLSPGMQVLVDQREDLVAMLSALDRLSTVTVKTLDASQDDIVADLKALDPILENLARAGRDLPESLEILLTYPFPDSVMGAIEGDYVNAFIETNFRTLPAGCEAAGCAWAQVQDPNYPDDPMSGARRKGLDPKALLEERLEAAEDEQDVPPSLLPPTSSPAPGSPAPTIPVPSATVPTPDGSPSPSPSPSPSVEPTTTPREGEQ